The Rosa chinensis cultivar Old Blush chromosome 7, RchiOBHm-V2, whole genome shotgun sequence DNA segment cacCAAAATATATTGATCACCAACACAAGAAAGAAGATCAGGGAGTGACACTTACTCTTCTTTATAGTTGTCAGTGTTGTTTCCATTGTCAAAGCCGCTGCAGAAAGCATATGAATCACTTCCCAAAAGACAAGCTTCAAAAGATGTCCTACTTGGGATTGCAAACTTGTTTTGTAGTTTAGTGCAACAGGTCACCTGAGTAGCATCTGCCGAACACAACTTCTTTTGAATCCTCAGAGTTCTCGGGAAACACCTTGGTTGATGTTCAGGTTGATGAAAAGATAAAACCTGGCAGTCCTGGTTGCTTTAAAAGATTTCTATAAAATCTTCCTCACTATAGAAAAGATAATAAACAAATCTTCTTTTAAAAaattgaacttgttagctagttTGCTTATAATTGTCACCTGTGTTCAATTAGTATACCAATAAATACAAGGAGCATAGGGGACAAGGACATGCCTTCTTGTAAGTTTTTATGGCTTTGCCCTTGATGATATTGGTTGTGGCAGTGACCTTCCATAATAATAAACCGCGGCGTTTCGTAGGTGGTGGCCGCCTTCCATAATAAGTCAGTTATTGCGGCAGCTGTGGCCTTCCATAATGATTTGGTTGTATTGCTGGTCGCCTTCCATAATAACCGAGTTATTGGGGTGGCACTGGTATTCTTTCTTATTAACTTCTTGGTGGTAGTGGTGACGGCGGCAGCTGTGGCAGTGGAGCGTGTACTATCCATCATAGGTAGTGGTAGAGTTCCATTTTTAACGGCATGGTCTAGTGTGGTTTTAAAGCCAAATGTTTCAACAGCATGCATAGCATCTCTGAATCCTTGGCCATAAACTTCGTCTTCTCGACACCGAATTTCTTCTACTAAGAACTCTTTCAGCTTTCTTGTATATTGAACTTGCTGTATGGTTTTGTGCGAGGTATCAAGACCACTGGAAGAAAACCACTGCAACCATTTGTAAGACATTACTTCGCAAATACCTTCTTCAGTCCTATTTTCACATCCCAATGGCATACCTATCAATTAAATACAAATAGGAACACATGTTTATGGATGATCACTAACAGATACAATCAGTTAAGTACATAAGTTGATAAACcgaaaatataaaatttcatATTCAAACCTTGAAGGCGGAACCATCCATGCATCATCTCATGTGCCAAGGTTGCTCCCATTTCTATACTGTATGCAAGTACAAATAACTTGAAATAGGTGaattgcaaagaaaaaaaaattgtacagaaattttagaaaaatactTGACCTATTTTATAAAGGGGAGTATGTTGTTATAGAATTTGTAAACTATATCAAGGTATTTGACAAAGAACACATATACATACCCTGGTGTTCCAAACAAAAGTACAATTGCCTCTCCTAGTGGGAGCTTCACAACCTTTTTAATTCCACCTCCACTTCCCGAATATTTTTCTATCTGttacgaaggaaaaaaaaaacatttgtatTACCATTTTCCTCCACATATATAACTCAATATGACATATACATATGTAGGGTCATCTTCCTTTTCATTCGATTAAACATATTGCATGTGAGACTCGATATGCAATCCAAACCCTAACGGCTGGAACCGTTTGATATTTCACCCTCTAGTAAATCATATATAAAATTAACTAATGAGAAATCATTTAAAATTTCAGTATCATCATAGTGGTGAACGCATAGTATTGGACACATCATTCTAGACTGTTAATTTGTTTTCAACTAGATACCTTAAACGTTTGAAATGCAATTATTTCTTCATGATGAATGGAGACCGagaaaaattgaagaactttTGGATCGTCTAGATAGAATTCCGTAACGTGTCCCTTGTGCAATCcccacaaaagaaaaaaagaaactaatCTATTGGAGACAGGGCTTATAAAAATTCAATATTTATCGAGATGAAACTCTTACCGTTTGAATACTGCGTATAATAAATCTAGCTAAAATAAGCATCATTTTAACTCGTAATGGTATGCAAGCCGTTGACGGTGTAAAGTAAGCCGATATTCTTGGAATGAAAATAGCAACTGTACCATCTGTACCATTAtaataacaaaaaccaaaaggtTAAAACAAATTAAGCTTGTAATTAAGCACTTGTGTTATTAAACACTAGTGAGAAACATCCATTCTTTTGGCCTTCCTTGAAGGACGACACCGGTAAAGATCAGTCAAATATCATGCATCAACTGTTTAGTAATATAATTAGCTAAATCATGCATCTTAATGAACTCGTTTTTACAGGATAAACTATCTATCTTTTGCAAAATTTAGATGGCTaaacaattttgaatttgattgatatcttgCAGTTGTAGGAACCATAGAAATTGATCTCTTTTCTTGTGCATGTAGAGTAAAGCGATGAATCATGTATAATTCTAGAGTTCAGTCACGTCACCTTGAGATATTCTGCTCATTTGAATCTTGTCGACGAAGAAGATGGGAATTTTTTCATCCACTTTGAGATTTAAGATTCTGTAGAATTCAAACAcattttggattatgaaatTGCATTCCTCTAAATTCGTGACCGCTATAGAAGAACAATCTGAGCAAAGTTGTCGGCCATCACCAAGGTTCAGACATCCTGTTTCTCCAGCTtcctatatacatatataaaggcAATCAAAGAAAAATTTCCAGCTtcagtttttttatatttttggtcTAAATAGAATAGAGTCTCTTAATATTTTTATGCATAAACATTTATTCTGAGGAGGAGCCAATGAAATAAACCTTATATCTGAAGCAAGTATTACACCATGGATCGTAAGCGTTTGCCAAACTAATATCATGCTTCACTTCCTcctataacaaaacaaaaaaaaaattaagcggCTCAAGATCAATTAAAAGAGTTTGCAGAGAAACTCTATGGCTTTGCAAAAAACATGCAGCAGCCTCAGATTCTGGGTTTTCAACCTCGGAGTTTAGAATAGAGTTTCAACAAACATGGATGAATTGGAAGTAATG contains these protein-coding regions:
- the LOC121050722 gene encoding protein DA1-like: MSQINDSEEVKHDISLANAYDPWCNTCFRYKEAGETGCLNLGDGRQLCSDCSSIAVTNLEECNFIIQNVFEFYRILNLKVDEKIPIFFVDKIQMSRISQDGTVAIFIPRISAYFTPSTACIPLRVKMMLILARFIIRSIQTIEKYSGSGGGIKKVVKLPLGEAIVLLFGTPGIEMGATLAHEMMHGWFRLQGMPLGCENRTEEGICEVMSYKWLQWFSSSGLDTSHKTIQQVQYTRKLKEFLVEEIRCREDEVYGQGFRDAMHAVETFGFKTTLDHAVKNGTLPLPMMDSTRSTATAAAVTTTTKKLIRKNTSATPITRLLWKATSNTTKSLWKATAAAITDLLWKAATTYETPRFIIMEGHCHNQYHQGQSHKNLQEGMSLSPMLLVFIGILIEHR